A genomic region of Thermodesulfovibrio aggregans contains the following coding sequences:
- a CDS encoding protein-glutamate methylesterase/protein-glutamine glutaminase, translating to MIKVLVVDDSAFMRRAITSMLQEDPEIKVIGTARDGLEAVQMVQELKPDVVTMDVEMPRMDGITALKEIMQKCPVPVIMVSSLTTEGAKVTIEALELGAVDFIPKNLAELSVNIVKIKGMLIDKIKTIGKRGIVKRKPVVKPSEPKIEVPKIEMPKTRVTTERKVGIVSIGTSTGGPKALQEIIPKLPKDFPVPVVIAQHMPPNFTKPFAERLDQLSQLSVKEAEEGEPIKPGIVYIAPGRGHMRIKRRGIETYVSISEDKEEFIYRPSVDVLMMSVAECYPGRTLGVILTGMGNDGAKGCKKIKETGGRVFAQNEETCVVYGMPRAVVEAGLADKVVPLEEMAGEIINAV from the coding sequence ATGATTAAAGTTCTGGTTGTGGATGATTCTGCCTTTATGCGAAGAGCGATAACATCAATGCTACAGGAAGATCCTGAAATTAAAGTAATAGGAACAGCACGAGATGGGTTAGAAGCTGTTCAGATGGTTCAGGAACTAAAGCCTGATGTTGTCACGATGGATGTAGAGATGCCAAGAATGGATGGTATAACTGCATTAAAAGAAATAATGCAAAAGTGTCCGGTCCCTGTTATCATGGTCAGCTCTCTTACTACTGAAGGAGCAAAGGTGACTATTGAAGCACTTGAGCTTGGTGCAGTTGATTTTATACCTAAAAATCTTGCTGAACTTTCTGTAAATATAGTCAAAATTAAAGGAATGCTTATTGATAAAATTAAAACCATTGGTAAAAGAGGAATTGTAAAAAGAAAACCAGTTGTTAAACCTTCAGAACCAAAAATTGAAGTTCCCAAGATTGAAATGCCTAAAACAAGGGTAACAACAGAAAGAAAAGTCGGAATAGTCTCAATTGGTACATCAACAGGTGGACCAAAAGCTCTTCAGGAGATAATTCCGAAACTTCCAAAAGACTTTCCTGTGCCAGTAGTTATTGCCCAGCACATGCCACCTAATTTTACTAAACCCTTTGCAGAGAGACTTGACCAGCTGAGTCAGCTTTCAGTAAAAGAAGCTGAAGAAGGCGAACCTATAAAACCAGGTATTGTTTATATTGCTCCTGGAAGAGGTCATATGAGAATTAAAAGAAGAGGAATTGAAACTTATGTTTCCATATCAGAAGATAAAGAAGAATTCATTTATAGACCAAGTGTTGATGTTTTAATGATGTCTGTAGCTGAATGCTATCCAGGAAGAACACTCGGGGTAATACTAACAGGAATGGGTAATGATGGAGCAAAGGGTTGCAAAAAAATAAAAGAAACAGGTGGAAGAGTATTTGCACAAAATGAGGAAACCTGTGTAGTATATGGTATGCCAAGAGCAGTTGTGGAAGCTGGACTTGCTGACAAAGTAGTACCCCTTGAGGAAATGGCAGGTGAAATAATAAATGCAGTATAG
- a CDS encoding HDOD domain-containing protein has product MQEEIIERIILKTVDIPSLPPIAMKVMGLIQDDYASLKTLEDIISRDQGFATRLLRIANSPYYGRDRKIEDIPQAILLIGFETLKSLVIATSLKDLHRNFGVFEQRLWEHSLGVALCSSLLAMVTRLATSDEALVCGLIHDVGKTVINNAMPEMYMQIYEKMYEEHRPIIEIENEVLGFNHTIIGSLIAKKWKLPEKLEVVITHHHTYPYPAYEDQAFADICNIVRVADQICLNLGIGLKEPFETTIDYESLGMTEDNITEVAGLFKIKFEQQKEFLLG; this is encoded by the coding sequence TTGCAGGAAGAGATTATTGAAAGAATAATTCTAAAAACAGTTGATATACCTTCTTTACCACCAATTGCCATGAAAGTCATGGGCCTTATTCAGGATGATTATGCATCTTTAAAGACCTTAGAGGATATAATTTCTCGTGATCAGGGATTTGCAACAAGACTTTTAAGAATAGCAAACTCTCCTTACTACGGTCGTGACCGAAAAATTGAAGATATTCCACAGGCAATCCTTCTAATTGGTTTTGAAACTCTTAAGTCACTTGTTATTGCCACATCACTGAAAGATTTGCACAGGAATTTTGGAGTTTTTGAACAGAGACTCTGGGAACATAGTCTTGGTGTAGCTCTCTGTTCAAGTTTACTTGCTATGGTAACTCGTCTGGCAACTTCCGATGAAGCTCTGGTATGTGGATTAATTCACGATGTTGGTAAAACAGTTATAAATAATGCCATGCCTGAGATGTATATGCAGATTTATGAAAAAATGTATGAAGAACATCGGCCGATAATAGAAATTGAGAATGAAGTACTTGGTTTTAACCACACAATTATTGGCAGTCTTATCGCAAAAAAATGGAAACTTCCTGAAAAATTGGAAGTAGTAATAACACATCATCATACCTATCCATATCCAGCCTATGAAGACCAGGCATTTGCTGATATATGTAATATTGTAAGAGTAGCAGACCAGATATGTCTTAATCTTGGAATAGGACTAAAAGAGCCTTTTGAGACTACAATAGATTATGAATCACTTGGTATGACAGAGGATAATATAACTGAGGTAGCGGGACTATTTAAGATAAAGTTTGAACAACAAAAAGAGTTTTTACTTGGCTGA
- the flgF gene encoding flagellar basal-body rod protein FlgF, with protein sequence MYKGIYISMTGMGMRQYELDAVANNLANINTTGYKRQQFASRLYPLLSGRPYEPNAIYQDARAQTYFGTQYIDTSQGALKQTHNPFDLAIQGEGFFAVRQGDKILYTREGSFTRDRENFLVTQTGLKVLDENNNPVIIDGTKIEIGRDGNILVDGNTVGRIKLVKINRVIHVGHSLYDGVEEGQANGQILQGWIESSNVNPMNEMVQMIQAIRNFDFTQRVTTTFDQLAQRAVSEIARI encoded by the coding sequence ATGTATAAAGGAATCTACATATCAATGACTGGAATGGGCATGAGGCAGTATGAGCTTGATGCTGTAGCCAATAATCTTGCTAACATAAACACAACAGGATACAAAAGACAGCAGTTTGCAAGCAGACTTTATCCACTGCTTTCTGGAAGACCTTATGAGCCCAATGCTATTTATCAGGATGCAAGAGCTCAAACCTACTTTGGAACTCAGTACATTGATACATCGCAGGGTGCTTTAAAACAAACGCACAATCCCTTTGACCTTGCCATACAGGGAGAAGGGTTTTTTGCTGTGAGACAGGGAGATAAAATTCTATACACCCGTGAAGGTTCATTTACAAGAGACAGAGAAAACTTTCTTGTTACACAAACAGGATTGAAAGTTCTCGATGAAAACAATAATCCGGTTATAATTGATGGCACAAAGATAGAAATTGGACGGGATGGTAACATACTGGTTGATGGTAATACTGTTGGACGAATTAAGCTCGTAAAAATTAACAGAGTCATACATGTCGGCCACTCTTTATATGATGGAGTAGAAGAAGGCCAGGCAAATGGGCAGATTTTGCAGGGTTGGATAGAGTCTTCAAATGTAAATCCTATGAATGAAATGGTTCAGATGATTCAGGCTATAAGAAATTTTGATTTTACGCAGAGAGTAACTACAACTTTTGATCAGCTTGCACAGAGAGCTGTAAGTGAGATTGCAAGAATATAA